From Abiotrophia defectiva ATCC 49176:
TAGAGCTAAGCTAGCTAGCAGGACTTTTTTGAGTGCTTTCACAGGATCACTTCCTTTGTAATAAATATATTAGGATAATAGTACCATAATAGGATAGGCTTGTCTTCCTTTCAGTGCAATTTGTGGCGAAATGGTGTAAACTAGTAGGTGATAAGACAAGAATGGAAGTGACTGTATGAAAGCAATCCGTCTCATGGATGTTGTAAAATATACCAAGGCCATCGACTATACGGCCAAAGATCGTCAGATTTCAATCACCAGCGTCGAATTCGATGCCCGCAAGGTGACGCCTGGCTCTCTATTCGTTCCGCTAGTAGGGGGAGCGACAGACGGCCATTCCTATATTCAACAAGCCCTCGATAATGGGGCTGTGGCCACCCTCTGGTCCGCAGACCCAGCTCAGGCGCCGAGTGATGACCTAGCAGTTGTCTTCGTAGATGATACCCTCCAGGCTTTTCAAGACTTGGCTAACTTCTACCGTCGGGACCTTAATCCTATTGTGGTAGGGGTAACGGGTTCAAACGGCAAGACCACGACCAAGGATATGACCGCCATGGTTCTCCAAGCCAAGTACCGGGTTCACAAGACTCAGGGTAACTACAACAATGAGATTGGCCTGCCTTATACCTTACTTCAGATGCCGGAAGACACCCAAGTGGCGGTCATCGAGATGGGCATGTCCGATTTCGGGGAAATTAAGCAACTGAGTGAGATTGCCCAGCCTGATATTGCGGCCATCACTCTGATTGGTGAGAGCCACCTGGAATTCTTGGGTTCCCGTGCTGGGATTGCCCAGGCTAAGTTGGAGATTCTATACGGCCTCAAGCCAAATGGCGTCTTGCTCTATCCAGCTAACGAGCCACTGATTGAGTCCCAAATGCCTGAAATTGACCAGCCAATTTACCTACGTTCCTTCGGCTTCACAGACCATGCGGATGCCTTCGCCTATGACATGGTGGAGGAAGTGGACCGGACCTACTTCAAGACCAATCTGGAACCTAATGTCACTTGCACCATTCCAGTCCTAGGGGCCTACAATGTCAGCAATGCCCTGATTGCCCTCAGTGTGGCAGAGCTATTAGATGTGCCACTAGAACAGGCCATCTTCCAATTAGCTAACTTCCAGTTGACGGCTAACCGTCTAGAATGGTTGACCACCCACCAAGGGGCGCGCCTACTTAATGATGCCTATAATGCTAGCCCAACCTCTGTCTTAGCCGTGTTGAAGAGCTTGGCTGCCCTTAACTTGGCGCCTGGCCAACGCCGAATTGCTGTCTTAGGGGATGTGCGCGAACTAGGTGAAGCCAGTGCCGAACTGCACCGTTCCCTAGCACAAGGCCTAGCGCCAGAAAGCTTCGAGCGGGTTTACCTCTTCGGTCCAGAAATCGTTAGTCTCTACGAGGCCTTGCAAGACCGCTATGAAGCCGGCCACCTCTTCTACGAGCCGGCTGACCACAGCCGCTTAATTGCGCAATTGCAGGCTGATTTGACAGATAAGGACCTAGTCCTAGTCAAGTCTAGCTTCGGAACAGACCTCTTGCAGGTAGTCACTGCCCTAACTGGTAAGGAGACACACTAGAAGAAAAGAAGAGCGACAAGCAGGAGATAGCTTGTCGCTTTTTTGCATAGGATGAAGGTGGATAGGGGGCCAGTGGCTACGCTAGCACTTTCTAGGGATTAGCAATCCTATTGCATATAGGAAAGAAAGGTTGTACAATTATGGTAGCGTAACCATTTCTTGTCTAACTTGGATTTATGGGATGTAGGTGCTATGAAAAATGAAAAATATTATCAAGTGGAATCTCCTATTATTTTTCTCAATATTAACCTGTTTTTCATCATATACAATGGTGCAGTGGGAGCAAGATGCTCACCTGCGACAACTCTTCTTGCTTCCTGATTCCTATCAACAATTCAGGGTGCCAAGCTATATCAAAGAGCCGGAAAAAAGAGCGCGACTAAAGCAAAAATTAGTGATGCTGAGCCAAGAATTTGATGTCAATCTTGTGGTCAGAATCACTAATTTAAGTGGTACTTCATTTCAAGAAAGTTATCAGCAAAGATATAGCTCGCGGAAGAATTTTGATTATTTCATAACAAAGTTGAATCGAAGTCAACTTTTGGACCACCTAGAAATGAAGCCTCGAGCAGATGAGAGTTCGGGTCTTATTGCGTCAAGGGTGTATAACAATGGGCATTTCTCTGTTTATCAGTTTGATCAATTAGAGGATCATTTTTATAGTCTGTTTCTTGAGACGGATAATCCCCAAACCTATTCAGCTTTCCTCAAGCAATTTCAATTAGCCTACAATGAGGTAATGGGGACAAACTATGGCTTGCAAGCCTTCCAATATAAGGGGGCTAAAGAAACTCTCCTAGGTAGAGATTTCAAACCTGCCATCAAAAGTATGATTTATGGTGCCATTATTTGGCTCTTACTCCTGATGGTCTGGCTACTCAGTAAGTCGAAAGAATTAGCTGTACTGAGAATGCATGGTTATAGCAGTCTTCATGCTTTGTGCCATCTTTGCCTTGATCGCGTAAGCCTTGTTTTTCTAATTGCCAATTTGGCAGTTAATCTCTGGCTGATAAAAGATTTGAGCCACTTAAATTTCCTATGGATAGGGCTGATTTACCTAGCTATCGCTTTGTTAGCTTGGTTGGTTATTGGCCTGCTCTCTTGGCTACCCATAAATTCTCTCTTGGGGCAATTGAAATTTAATCACTACTTTTTAATGCCTGTCATTGCCACTAAACTATTTGGTTTCTTTATTTGCTTTAGCCTGCTATTGCCAATT
This genomic window contains:
- a CDS encoding UDP-N-acetylmuramoyl-tripeptide--D-alanyl-D-alanine ligase → MKAIRLMDVVKYTKAIDYTAKDRQISITSVEFDARKVTPGSLFVPLVGGATDGHSYIQQALDNGAVATLWSADPAQAPSDDLAVVFVDDTLQAFQDLANFYRRDLNPIVVGVTGSNGKTTTKDMTAMVLQAKYRVHKTQGNYNNEIGLPYTLLQMPEDTQVAVIEMGMSDFGEIKQLSEIAQPDIAAITLIGESHLEFLGSRAGIAQAKLEILYGLKPNGVLLYPANEPLIESQMPEIDQPIYLRSFGFTDHADAFAYDMVEEVDRTYFKTNLEPNVTCTIPVLGAYNVSNALIALSVAELLDVPLEQAIFQLANFQLTANRLEWLTTHQGARLLNDAYNASPTSVLAVLKSLAALNLAPGQRRIAVLGDVRELGEASAELHRSLAQGLAPESFERVYLFGPEIVSLYEALQDRYEAGHLFYEPADHSRLIAQLQADLTDKDLVLVKSSFGTDLLQVVTALTGKETH